The region TTGCCCTCTTGGTCGCCGTTGCCTTGAACAAAGGCATCCGGGCGCTGGGCATCTACCGGACCGTCTATTACATTCCCTCCCTGCTCGGGGGAAGCGTAGCGATCGCGATCGTCTGGCGTCAGATTTTTGACGGGGAAGGGCTGGTCAATCATTTCCTCGGCTGGTTCGGGATCGAGGGTCCGGCCTGGATCGCCCATCCCAGCTACATTCTCTCCACCATCGTCACCTTGTCGATCTGGCAGTTCGGCTCGGCGATGGTCATCTTCCTGGCTGGAATCAAGCAGATTCCGGCTGACCTGTACGAAGCGGCGCAGGTGGACGGAGCCGGGAAGCTGCGGCAATTCGCGCGGATTACACTGCCGATGCTGTCACCTGTGATCTTTTTTAACCTGGTCATGGGGATCATTAATTCCTTCCAGGTCTTCACACCGGGATACGTGATTGGGGATGGGCGGGGCGGTCCGGTCAACTCCACTCTGTTCTATACGCTGTATCTGTATCTCAAGGGCTTCTCCTTCTTCGATATGGGCTATGCCGCGGCTCTGGCGTGGATCATGCTGATCATTATCGGCCTGTTCACCTCCATCGTGTTCATAACCTCCCGGTTCTGGGTGTTCTACGGCGACGGAAAGGACGTGCGATAATTCATGGCTGAATCCAAAATGATCTTCAGGCTCGGCAAGCATGGCGTCATTATTCTGTTCGGGCTGCTGATGCTGTATCCGGTGCTGTGGCTGCTGTCCAGTTCCTTTAAGCCGAATGAGCTGATCTTCTCGGAGCCGGGTCTGTGGCCGTCGAGGTTTACACTGGAGAATTATTTGAATGGCTGGAAGGGTCTGCAGGGCATCTCGTTCAGCCGCTTCTTCCTTAATTCCGCTACCATCTCGGTGCTGTCGGTAATCGGCAATATTCTGACCTGCTCGCTGGCGGCTTACGCCTTTGCCCGGCTGGAGTTCCGCTTCAAAGGTGTGCTGTTCGCCTGCATGCTGGTGACGATTATGCTGCCATACCATGTCCTGCTGATTCCGCAATATATTATCTTCAGCAAGCTGGAGTGGGTGAACACATATCTGCCGCTGATCGTTCCCAAATGGCTGGCGCATGATTCGTTCTTCATTCTGCTGATGATCCAGTTCATCCGCGGCATTCCGAAGGAGCTGGACGAGAGTGCGACCATTGACGGTTGCGGCCAGGGCCAGCTCTACTTCCGGATCATTATTCCGCTGCTGGTTCCGGCGCTGATCACTACAGCGATCTTCACGTTCATCTGGAGCTGGGATGACTTCTTCAGCCAGATGATCTATCTGAGCCGGATCAATCTGTTCACGGTACAACTGGGCATACGTTCGCTCTATGACCCCTCGGGATCATCCGACTGGGGCGCGCTTCTGGCGATGTCCGTGCTGTCGCTTGTGCCGATTATGACGATCTTTATGCTCTTCCAAAAGCATTTCCTGGAGGGCATTGCTACAACCGGCCTGAAATGAGCAAGCGATTACAATTACTCTTGGGGGGACTTAATCATGAAAAAGATCTTGGGTCTTACATTGGCTGCACTACTGCTGACGGGAACGGCCGGCTGCTCCGGCGGGAATAGCGGCAAGCCTGCGGCGGCGGGGAATAAGGATTCCGCTGAGCCATCCGGGGATCAGGTGGAGCTGCGGATCATGTGGTGGGGCGACCAGAAGCGGGCGGACAAGACGAACGAGGCGCTGCGCAAATTCGAGGAGAAGCATCCGAACATTAAGGTAGTCGGGGAGTTCGCCCCGAACTCCGGGTACTTTGACAAGCTGAACACGCAGCTGGCTTCGGGAACGGCTCCTGATGTGTTTTTCCTCGGAGGGAATGTTACCGATTATGCCGATAAAGGCGTGCTGCTGGATCTGCAGCCCTATGTCGGCAAAGAGCTGGATCTGACCGATATGGATCAGACGATGATGGAGTACGGCACGCTTAAGGGCAAGCTGGTGCATATCTCGGCCGGAGCCAATGCCAGAGGCATGGTCCTGAATACCGAGCTGTTCAAAAAAGCGGGCATCGAGCTTCCGGCTGACGGCTGGAGCTGGGAGGATTACGCGAGCATCAGCAAAGAGATCTCTGAGAAGCTGGGCAAGGGCTTCTACGGTACCTATAATTTCACAGTCGAGGGCATGGATATCTATATGAAGCAGCGCGGGAAGCAGGTCTATGACATGGAGAAGGACGCGCTTGGCTTCGGCCAGCAGGATGCTGAGGACTGGTTCAACTACTGGAGCGGGCTGGCGGAGAGCGGAGGGATGGTGACCCCATCGATGCAGGTATCCAATCCGCCGGGGGACACGAGTAAATCGCTGGTGGTGACGGGAAAAGTGGCGATGAGCCTGATTCCGTCCAACCAGTTCGCTGCCCATCAGAATCTGATTCAGGACACGCTGACCATGGTGCAGGTGCCGCGCGGACCTAAGGGAACGGGAGTCGTCTTCGAATCCAGCCAAGGGCTGTCCGGGTATGCGAAGACCGCGCATCCGAAGGAAGTGGCGGAACTCATGAACTACTGGATCAATGATCCCGATGCCGCCCGGATTCTGGGCAGTGACCGCGGCGTGCCGGTGACCTCGAAGATGCGCGATCTGCTGATGAAGGATGCGACTCCGCTGGAGCAGACGGTCTACGACTTCACGAGCCGGGTATCGGAAGCGACGAAGAAGGAGCCTTTTGCCATAAGCTATAATCCGCCAAGCTTCACCGAGTTCACCAAGCTGGCCGAAACCGCTGTGCAGGAGATTGGCTTCGGGCAGAAGGATGTGAAGCAGGGAGTAGAGGACTTCTACAATGGGGCGATGCAGTTATTCGGTGCCAAATAGGCATGAAGGGAGAGAAGCGGTCTGCCCGGGCAAGCTGCTTCTCTGCTGCGGGACGGGCAAAGTGAAGATACAGGAGGGGACAGCATGACTGCTGACAGCATATTACAGCAGCTGCGGAAGATTACCGTAGAGGACAGGATCGGAGCGCTTACAAAGGAAGAGGACCGTGAATCTCTGGAGCAATGGAAGCAATCGGGAGTGGTCTTCGCTGCCTCGTCTGCGGACATGGAGAATGTCTACTATTCCGCGGTGCATAAGCTCATGGATTGTATCGTGCCAATGGATGGGGGCGGCCTGGTCCTGCATGAAGGCGGGGTCTATCTCGGGAGCTGGCTGGAGAGTACCGGCACGATCAGCGCGGAACGGCTGTCACGCTTCATGCCGGAGGTGGCGGAGGCGACCTTCCGGCTATTCGCGGAATATCAGCGGGAGGATGGGCTGATCCCTTACAAGGTAACCCCTGCTGGACCGGCTTACCGGCAGATTCAAATGGTGACTCCGCTGGCCCGGAGTGTCTGGAATCATTATATTGGAACCGGACACAGCAAGGCGTTCCTTGCCGAGATGTACCAGGCGATGAGCAGGTTCGACGCCTGGCTGGCCTCCCGGCGCAATACACGAGGAACCGGCTGCATCGAAGCCTTTTGTACGTTCGATACCGGACATGATCTCTCCCCGCGTTTCTGGCATGTGCCGGATACGCCCCATCTGGAGGATGCGGCCAGGGTTCATCCGGATTCGCCGCTGCTGCCCTTCCTGGCCCCTGATCTAACTGCCAATGTCTATTGCCAGCGGCTATATCTGTCCAGGATCGCAGAGGAGCTGGGGGAGAGCGATGCCGGGTGGCGGGCTAGAGCAGCAGCCAGCAGCCACAGCCTTTTCAGCCATTGCTATGACGGGGAGGATGCATTTTTCTATGACCGTGACCAAGGGGGAAGGCTGGTCCGGGTGCAATCGGATGTCTTGCTGCGGGTACTGGCCTGCGAAGTGGGGGACCGGGAGTTCTTTGATGCTGCCCTGCGCCGTTACCTGCTGAATACCGGCAAGTTCTTCGCCAAATATCCATTCACCTCGCTTGCGATGGATGATCCGAGGTTCGACCCTTCCTCCGGCTATAACACCTGGGGAGGGACAACTAACTTCCTCAGTCTGATCCGTGCGCCGCATGCCTTCGAGCATCATGGGCGTTACGTCGAGCTAACCTGGGTGCTGCAGCCTATTCTGGCGGCATGTTCGCGGATGACGCGGTTTGCCCAGACCTTAAGCCCGTGGACGGGAGAAGAAGGCTATACCGAAGCCTATTCACCGGCCATATTGT is a window of Paenibacillus sp. FSL H3-0469 DNA encoding:
- a CDS encoding sugar ABC transporter permease, producing the protein MKTAHRPAMWRRSGTAYLFLLPWLIGFFGLTLGPMLGSLYLSLTKYNLLNAPEWLGLANYRHIFTADEYFYQSLSVTFRYVLFSVPLKMAFALLVAVALNKGIRALGIYRTVYYIPSLLGGSVAIAIVWRQIFDGEGLVNHFLGWFGIEGPAWIAHPSYILSTIVTLSIWQFGSAMVIFLAGIKQIPADLYEAAQVDGAGKLRQFARITLPMLSPVIFFNLVMGIINSFQVFTPGYVIGDGRGGPVNSTLFYTLYLYLKGFSFFDMGYAAALAWIMLIIIGLFTSIVFITSRFWVFYGDGKDVR
- a CDS encoding carbohydrate ABC transporter permease produces the protein MAESKMIFRLGKHGVIILFGLLMLYPVLWLLSSSFKPNELIFSEPGLWPSRFTLENYLNGWKGLQGISFSRFFLNSATISVLSVIGNILTCSLAAYAFARLEFRFKGVLFACMLVTIMLPYHVLLIPQYIIFSKLEWVNTYLPLIVPKWLAHDSFFILLMIQFIRGIPKELDESATIDGCGQGQLYFRIIIPLLVPALITTAIFTFIWSWDDFFSQMIYLSRINLFTVQLGIRSLYDPSGSSDWGALLAMSVLSLVPIMTIFMLFQKHFLEGIATTGLK
- a CDS encoding extracellular solute-binding protein, producing MMKKILGLTLAALLLTGTAGCSGGNSGKPAAAGNKDSAEPSGDQVELRIMWWGDQKRADKTNEALRKFEEKHPNIKVVGEFAPNSGYFDKLNTQLASGTAPDVFFLGGNVTDYADKGVLLDLQPYVGKELDLTDMDQTMMEYGTLKGKLVHISAGANARGMVLNTELFKKAGIELPADGWSWEDYASISKEISEKLGKGFYGTYNFTVEGMDIYMKQRGKQVYDMEKDALGFGQQDAEDWFNYWSGLAESGGMVTPSMQVSNPPGDTSKSLVVTGKVAMSLIPSNQFAAHQNLIQDTLTMVQVPRGPKGTGVVFESSQGLSGYAKTAHPKEVAELMNYWINDPDAARILGSDRGVPVTSKMRDLLMKDATPLEQTVYDFTSRVSEATKKEPFAISYNPPSFTEFTKLAETAVQEIGFGQKDVKQGVEDFYNGAMQLFGAK